CGGCTCTGCGCGCCGACCCCACGCCGGTCGTTCGATCCCGTGAAATCGTCGATGCTGCGCTCAAGGACGGATCAAGCTATTACGGCATCAACACAGGGTTCGGTGCGCTCGCACGAGAGCGAATACCGGCCGACCAACTCGAGACACTGCAGCGAAATCTTCTGCTGAGTCATGCCGTTGGGGTTGGAGACTGGGTGCCGGTACCGATATCGCGTTTGATGCTGCAGTTGAAGATTCACGCACTGGGACTTGGATTTTCGGGCGTGTCGCTGTCAGTCTTTGAACGGCTTCTGTCCTTCGTGGAGATGGACCTAATCCCGGCTATCCCGTCCAAAGGCAGCGTCGGCGCGTCGGGAGATCTCGCCCCGCTCGCTCATATGACACTTCCGCTGATCGGCCGTGGATTGTTCTGGAGTGGCGACGGCTCGACACTCCTCGACGCGGACAAAGTCCTTGCTCAGAATGGCCTGGCCCCGGTGACGCTGGGCCCCAAGGATGGTCTCTCGCTCATCAACGGCACACAGTTGATGAGTGCCTATGGCGCGTATGTGCTTGAGAAATCGAGTCGACTCGCAAAGCTCGCGGATGTTGTCGCGGCGATGAGTCTGGAGGCGCTGCAGGGAAGTCTGCTCCCGTTCGACGAACGAATACAGGCTGTTCGGCCGTTCGCCGGGCAGATCGATGTGGCTGCCAACGTCAGGGCGATGCTACTCGATAGCGAGATTCTGGAATCACATCGCGACTGCGGTAAGGTGCAGGATCCGTACTCATTGCGGTGTGTGCCGCAGGTTCATGGTGCCACACGAGGCGCACTTGGACACGCGTCAGAAGTGATCGAGACAGAACTGAATTCGGCGACCGATAATCCGCTCGTATTTTCGGACGGGTCCATTTTGAGCGGAGGTAATTTCCATGGCCAGCCACTCGCACTGGCGATGGACTACATGGCGATAGCGCTGGCGGAGCTGGCCAGTATCTCGGAACGACGCCTCTATCTGCTACTCTCGGGGCAGGATGGTTTGCCGCAGTTGCTGATGCGACAGACCGGAGTGAACTCGGGATTCATGATTCCTCAGTACACCGCTGCAGCACTGGTATCTGAGAACAAGATTCTCTGCCACCCCGCGTCCGTAGACTCGATTCCGACCAGCCTGGGTCAGGAAGATCACGTTAGCATGGGGAGCATCAGTGCGATAAAACTTCTCCAGGTCTTTCGCAATGTTGAAACGGTGCTGGCGATCGAGCTGTTGGCGGCCTCTCAGGCGCTGGACTACCGACATCCGCTACGTCCCGGGCGCGGTGTAGCAGCGGCGCACGGCTTTGTGCGCCACGTGATAGCCCATCGTGAGTCGGACTACTATTTCCGGGAAGATCTGGATCCGTGTATGGAGATCGTACGGACTGCAGGTTTACTGAAGTCGGTAGAAGAGGAGGTTGGAGCACTCCGATAATATGCCCACGCTTCGAAACATCACGTGCCTGGCAACCTGCTCGGCCGGCAAGGGGCCTTCCGATGCAGACGTGATCGAAAATGCCGCATTGGTCTGGACGGGCGACCGTATTCAGTGGGTCGGGCCGGAGGCGGATCTTCCGGAGCAGTACCGTGGCGAGTTCCCGATGGATGCCGCGGGTGCACTGGTGGTGCCGGGTCTCATCGACTGTCATACGCACCTGGCGTTTGGTGGCTGGCGCGCCGACGAGTTTGAGTTGCGTTCGCGCGGCGCTACGTATCTCGACATTGCCCGAAAGGGTGGCGGCATCCTGAGCACGGTACGGGAAACGCGTCGCACCTCAGAAGACGACCTGCTGCGGAGGGTCCGCGACTTTGGCGTTCATATGCTTCGATTGGGTGTGACAACGGTCGAGTGCAAGAGCGGGTATGGCCTGACTCTGGATGATGAACTGAAGCTGCTGCGGGTGTACCGGCGCCTGGCGCAGGAGGGGCCGATCAATATCGTCGCAACGTTGCTTGCGGCTCACACCGTTCCCGAGGAATTTCGAGACGATCGGAGCGGTTATGTCGACGAGATCTGTAGCCGCATCATTCCTCACGTGGCCGCTGAGAGACTCGCCGAATTTTGCGATGTGTTCGTCGAGGAGTCGGCTTTTTCTATCGACGAGGGTCGCCGCGTCCTCGTAGCAGCGGCCGAGCACGGTCTGAGAGCGAAGCTCCACGCCGATCAACTGACGGACGGCGGCGGCGCGGCGCTGGCGGCGGAGATGCAAGCCGCGTCGGCGGACCATCTCGAGTGCATAAGCGACGACGGGGTGACGGCGTTGAGCAAGGCCGACGTAGTGGCCGTGACCCTTCCCATTGCATCACTTTACCTGCGCCAGACGCCGCTTGATGCAAGAAGATTGATTGACGCCGGCGCGCGGGTAGCGGTGGCCACCGATTTCAATCCAGGCAGTGCTCCCAGCTATCACCTGCCGCTGGCCATGACCCTTGCGTGCATCATGAACGGACTCACGCCGGCGGAAGCCCTGCGCGCTGCCACCATCAATGCGGCAGCGGCCATCAATCGCGAGCATCTTCTCGGATCACTGGAACGTGGAAAGCAGGCTGATTTTGTGCTTGTGGAAGCCGGATCCATCAATGAGTGGCTTTACCACTTTCGACCGAACTCCGTGCTGAATACATTCATCCGCGGTCGAATCGTGTACGAAGCGAGACGTAACTAGCGAGACTGCCGTATTTGCTCAAGAATCAAGTGGTCGATCCGGAATGAATTACCAGGTATCAGATTTCGATGAGTGGAGCGGGCATTCTCCAGGAACCGACGACGATCCGCGTCTCGGGGACTATGTATCGTTTTCCCCGGGCGGACATCAGGAAATCCTGATTGCGATGGCGGGCTTTCCTGTGGACGACGGGGTCCGGACCAACGGGGGACGCGTAGGGGCCGCTCATGCGCCGGACGACATACGCAAAATTTTGTACCGCATGACGCCGGATGGTCGCCGCTCGACCGAGCACGTCCATGTCCTTCAACGGACGCTGGATGTCGGCAACCTTCGCGCTGGTCGATCCCTCGTCGAGAAGCAGGAATCGCTCGGACAATTCGTTCGGGATTGTCTCCTTGCCGGTGTGCTGCCCGTCATTCTCGGCGGTGGGCATGAGACCGCCTACGGTCACTTTCTCGGGTACATGGAGGCCGACCGGAGCGTGAATATTCTTAACCTGGATGCTCACGCGGATGTGCGCCCGCTCGTCAGGGGTAAGGGCCACAGCGGTTCGCCGTTTCGGCAGGCGCTCGATCATCCGTCCGGTAAGTGCCTGTCATACTCGGTTGCGGGATTGCAACCCGGCCGCAACGCCTCGGCCCACCTCGCTTTTCTCGCGAAGCGTTCCGCTCGGGTGTACTGGGTCGACGATACGACCGAGCCGATGATCGAGCGGCTCATGGTGCCCGCTAACGAGGCCGGCCCCGTGATGCTATCTCTCGACATGGATGTTGTAGACCAGAGCTACGCTCCCGGCGTCAGCGCCCCAACGGTCGGTGGGATCGAACAACGATTGCTCATTGATCTGGCACTAACAGCGGGAGCGACACCGAGCGTAACGTCGGTAGATCTGGTGGAGGTCAATCCAATGGTTGACGAAGGCGGTCGCACAATTCGCCTTGCAGCACACGTGATCTGGAGCTTCCTGCTCGGATTTGCGGAGAGAACATGACGCAGGAGAATCTCAGACCAGGGCGAGTTCGTGTGTTCACGACTGGCGGTACGATCGACAAGGTCTACTTCGACGCCAGGAGCCGTTATGAAGTTGGACGTCCGCAAATATCGGACATGTTGAAGGAGGTGAACGCGAGTGTCGAGTACGCCGTTGAGTCTCTGTTCATGAAAGATAGTCTCGATATGAACGATGAAGATCGGAGACTTGTCCTGGAATCCGTGGAGCGGGCCGATGAAGACCGAATTCTGATTACACACGGGACTGATACGATGGTCGAAACGGCGCGGGTGTTGTCGGTGGCCATTGGTAAGACGATCGTACTTGTCGGTTCGCTCAGTCCATCCCGGTTTAAGGGCAGCGACGCGGAGTTCAATATCGGCTTTGCACTGGCGGCGGTGCAGCTTCTGCCTCCGGGTGTCTACGTTGCGATGAACGGGCTGGTATTCCGGCACGATGAGGTTCAGAAAAATCTCGAGGCCAACCGGTTCGAAACGAACGTCTGAGAGCCTGTATGTGGAAGTCGTTGAACGGACTGGTGCGGATCGTACGTCCGCTCAACTGTGTTATGTTCTTCTCAGGCACTGTGGTCGGCGGCATCATCGTCGCCAGCGCCGGCGCACTTCAATGGCCTGGAAACGCGCCGCTGATTCTAGCGAGTGTTTCGGCCACGCTGGTCGGCGCAAGCGGTAACGTCATCAACGATTTGTACGATGTCGAAATCGATCGCTTGAATCGTCCGATGCGGCCGCTGCCATCCGGTATCGTCACACCCAACCAGGTACGCATTCTCTGGATTTTTCTCGCGATATCCGGACTTGCTGTCGCTCTGCTGGTTTCCGCCCTGCATCTGGCGATCGCAGCGTCATCAGTCGTGCTGCTCGTTGCGTACAGCGCCAGACTCAAGTCGGTATCACTGATCGGGAATCTGGTGGTGAGTATAGTTGTGGCCACATCACTGGTCTACGGAGCACTGAGCATCGGTGGAGCAGCTCTCGCGATTCCCGCGGCGATCTTCGCTCTCGTCACCACGATGTCACGCGAGTTAGTGAAAGACATCGAGGACCTGCACGGAGACAGAGCCCGGGGTGTCGGCTCGTTCGCAGTGCGTGCGGGGACTGCGAGGAGTGCACATTTAGCCGCCGCACTGCTGCTTGTTACGATTGGATTGACGCCGACGCCGTACCTCGTGATGGGATATAGCGGTCTCTACCTCCTGCTGATGTTGGTTTCAAACGGTTTTCTGCTGTCGGCAGTGTGGTGGGTGCTTCATACCGATTCTGAGAAATCCGCTACCCGAGCCAGCCGCAACATTAAAGCCGCCATGATTGTTGGTCTTGCCGCACTGGCGGCATCCGGCGTTGGTCCGGCGTGAGTTCCCGCGGCATTGCAGTCGATGGTTGACGTGCGCATCTTGTGACGTCGGTTACTCCTGACATCATCATCCCCATGAAGACGGATAGCGAACAGATTGCCGGTCTCGTTGATCGGGCCAACGATGGGGACGAACAGTCGCGCGATCGACTGCTGCGTTGGCTCGAGCCCGTACTCAGGGGGTTCTTTGTGAAAAGAATCGGCTTGCGCACTGAGGTCGACGATCTGGTTCAGAATACACTCGTCAGAGTTCATCAAGGAATGCCGCGCCTGCGCGAGTCGGGCAGCCTCAAGGCGTTCTCGATGAAGGCGGCGCTGTTCGAACTCCAGGATTTCTATCGCGGTCGCTACGGGCCGAAGGAGCGCAATCTCCTCGATGAGATCGAGTTGGAAGACGTACGAACCCGGGTACAGGATGCCATGTCAATTGACATTGAGATGGCGCTCAGCTCCTTGACTCCACAGGCGCGTCGGATTATTGAACTGAAGGAGTACGGATACAAGTACAGCGAAATCGCAGGAATGGTCGGATCGACCGAAGCAGCCATCAAGATGCAGGTCAAGCGCGCTTTTGAGAAGATGCGCGACCTGCTCGCCGCCATTTCTGTGCTGTTCATCATGTTACTATTTCGGTGAACCCTACGGCTATAGTATCTGGAAACGGATAGAAGATCATGAACATCAGGTTTGAGCATATTGGCGAGATGTCCCCGGAGGCGCGGGCTGCGTTTTTGAGGGAAATCGGCGAAAATGATGCCATTCTGAGCGATTATGCGGCCTGGTTGGCGATTTCGGAACGCATTCGCTTCCGGCAGGAAGAAGTCGTTTCCGACAGAAGGGTCCTCGTGCTTGCCGCCCTGCAGCGTGCCGGAATGGAAACGGCCCTGAGTGACGACGAGCGCGGTCAGTTGCGGGCTATCTGGCCGCAGATTGAAGAGTCATGGGAAGACACGACGTTTCTGGATGACATTCTGAATCGGATCGCGGCCGACGCGAGTGATTTTGAAGAGAGCTGGACGTTGCGAGAGGGCCACTTGCGTGACGCCGTATCCGCCGTGTCTCCGCGGGCACATGAGCGTCGACTTGCGCGGACGGCGTGGCGCATCGCCGCCGTTGCCGCTACCGTGATCTTCGCGGGCATACTCCTTTTTGTCGCGAGGCGCGATGCAGGCCTTGTTACGTACGATGTGCCGACAGGCGAGATTCAGAACATTACCATGTTGGACGGCTCAATCGTTCGCCTCTTCGGACCGGCGGAGTTGAGTTATCGCGGCGTTGATTCGAAATCGTCCCGCCCGGAAGTCATGCGCCTGACCGGTGATGCATTCTTCGAAGTTGTTGTATCGGATGCGCCGTTTCTCGTGGAAACGTCCACGGCGCGTGTCTCCGTCCTTGGTACGAGTTTTGGCGTTCAGAGCGTCGTTGATCAAACTGACGTTGTCGTCGTCGCGGGAGAAGTGTCCGTCGGATCCCGAGCCGGCCACGATTCGGTGACAAAGCTGATTGCCGGCCAAACCTGCGTCGTACTGCGAGACAATGCGCCATCTGGCCCAGTGGAGATCAACCTGTCCGAAGCTCTCGCATGGGCTAACCTGTTCGTCTTCCGCAAGACGCGACTGTCGGAGATTGCAGAAATCCTGTCACAACACTACGGAGTGACTGTGACCGTCGATTCAGGTCTTGCCACGAAGACCATCACCGGCACGTTTGACAGATCCAGCGACCTTGAGGACATCCTTGAGACGCTCGCAAAGACGCTCGGCGCGAAGGTCGCTCGCATCTCGACCGGGTACCGTTTGACCGACCTGAGCTAATTGGTCTGGCCCAGCGCCGCCTCGGGTAAAGCCACCCGTCATCTGGCAGCGCGCGTCATTTTTTGTCTCCCGGGAGAATCTTCGACGGTGCGTCGTTAGCACGGGACGTGCTCTCGATCCCCAAAGCCCGGATTCACCCGTCGAGGATGTCGATGCGTTCCTTGCTCGTCGCGTTCATTGCTTTGCTGCTTTGCGGCGGAATGACGCGAACCGGTCAGAGTCAATCCGTACGCCTTCCGACTGGCGAGTCGAGCCTCGCCGACGCGCTTGCCAGGATTTCGGTTCAGACGGGCGTTGATATCGTGTTTTCGCATGATCTCGTGGAAGGCTACCGGACAAGCTGCACCTACGACGGGGAGAACGTCGCAGACGCCATTGCCTGCACGCTCCAGGGCCACGATCTCGAATTCGACCAGGTGGCTCCGCGGCAGTTTGTGATCATTGCGAGGAAGCACACCCGGTTCTACAGCATCAAAGGCATGCTGGTGGACGATGAAAGCAATGAGGGCCTCTATGGAGCACACGTATACCTTCCGGCTCTGAAGGTCGGCACGGTGACGCAGGCGGACGGGTCTTTCACGTTGCCAGGATTAACTCCCGGTCGCCACGCACTTCGTCTCTCCTACATCGGCTATGAGACTGTAGACACGCTTGTTCATGTGCCGGCGAAGCCGATTCGTGTCGCACTAGCGCCACGGAGTTTCGGGACGGAAGCGCTCGTTGTCATCGGCGACATTCAGGATCGCGCGGATGTTGCGGCGATACCGGGAGTCGTGGCGCTTCCCGTCAGCGAGTTGTTGGAAATACCGACGTCCGTGGATGACCAGGACTTGTTTCAAGCTCTTGAATGGTTACCCGGTATCGAGCGCACGGGAGAAACGGTAGGTGGTCTCGTCGTGCGAGGCAGTGGGCCTGATCAGAACCTGTATCTCCTGGATGGAGCGCCCGTCTATCATCCCTCACATGCGTTCTCACTGATCTCGACTTTTCAGACGCAAACACTTGCCGACGTCAAGTTCTTTCGGGGCTCTTTTCCCGCCGAACACGGGGGAATGCTCTCCGCAATCCTTGACGCAGAATTGAAGGACGGTCGAAGGACCCGGCCAACCACCACGATTGCCGTCAACGCCATCAGCGCGAGGTTCCTGGTTGAAACCCCGATCAATCGTTCGAGCTCGTTCATGATTTCCGGTCGTCGATCCTATTTCGACAAACTGATCGGCCGGACCCACCCGGTAGAGGAAGACGGTCGTCGGGACACACTTCGAACGGGATACTATTTCTTCGATTGGAGTGCCAAGCTGTCATTCCGTCCGGCTCATCACTCGCGCCTATCACTATCGTATTACCGGGGTCGAGATGATCTCGACCTCAGGCTTCCGTTTGATCTCTCGCTGGATTTCTCCTCATGGTTGCGCCCCGCCGACCTGTACTTTGAGGTGGGTCACCGTTGGGGAAATGAGATCTACAGTGCCCGTTATCAATACGTGCCTAGTGACCGATTTCTTTTCACCCTCACCGCGTACGAGTCCGATTACAAAGGTGCGGAGTCGACATTCGTCCGTCCCACGACTTCTTCGCTGGTTATCTCCGACTACTCCGTCTCGCTGAGGGATCTGGGTGCGAAGCTGGACGTCGATTTCGTGGCGAGCGATGAACTCACGCTGAAGGCCGGG
The DNA window shown above is from Rhodothermales bacterium and carries:
- a CDS encoding asparaginase, with amino-acid sequence MTQENLRPGRVRVFTTGGTIDKVYFDARSRYEVGRPQISDMLKEVNASVEYAVESLFMKDSLDMNDEDRRLVLESVERADEDRILITHGTDTMVETARVLSVAIGKTIVLVGSLSPSRFKGSDAEFNIGFALAAVQLLPPGVYVAMNGLVFRHDEVQKNLEANRFETNV
- a CDS encoding formimidoylglutamase, with the protein product MNYQVSDFDEWSGHSPGTDDDPRLGDYVSFSPGGHQEILIAMAGFPVDDGVRTNGGRVGAAHAPDDIRKILYRMTPDGRRSTEHVHVLQRTLDVGNLRAGRSLVEKQESLGQFVRDCLLAGVLPVILGGGHETAYGHFLGYMEADRSVNILNLDAHADVRPLVRGKGHSGSPFRQALDHPSGKCLSYSVAGLQPGRNASAHLAFLAKRSARVYWVDDTTEPMIERLMVPANEAGPVMLSLDMDVVDQSYAPGVSAPTVGGIEQRLLIDLALTAGATPSVTSVDLVEVNPMVDEGGRTIRLAAHVIWSFLLGFAERT
- a CDS encoding TonB-dependent receptor, encoding MRSLLVAFIALLLCGGMTRTGQSQSVRLPTGESSLADALARISVQTGVDIVFSHDLVEGYRTSCTYDGENVADAIACTLQGHDLEFDQVAPRQFVIIARKHTRFYSIKGMLVDDESNEGLYGAHVYLPALKVGTVTQADGSFTLPGLTPGRHALRLSYIGYETVDTLVHVPAKPIRVALAPRSFGTEALVVIGDIQDRADVAAIPGVVALPVSELLEIPTSVDDQDLFQALEWLPGIERTGETVGGLVVRGSGPDQNLYLLDGAPVYHPSHAFSLISTFQTQTLADVKFFRGSFPAEHGGMLSAILDAELKDGRRTRPTTTIAVNAISARFLVETPINRSSSFMISGRRSYFDKLIGRTHPVEEDGRRDTLRTGYYFFDWSAKLSFRPAHHSRLSLSYYRGRDDLDLRLPFDLSLDFSSWLRPADLYFEVGHRWGNEIYSARYQYVPSDRFLFTLTAYESDYKGAESTFVRPTTSSLVISDYSVSLRDLGAKLDVDFVASDELTLKAGARFIEHRFGSSLAAQLLRSAGLVDNVDDQSKVQSKESVGFVQALWEPSAKVRIQPGLRLTSFDGAGAVRLDPRLSVSYAAAPWIVLKMAAGTQVQYLHRLRDRYSFLYDLVSSRWVPVDQQVGPSMSRQGAFGIEARASSSLKVLADIYYRTSDDVLVPLDELQTKEGLDGPGIGVSALLGQYTRAATRSYGFELTGEWEVGSWTSMLSYSGGNSESRAPEIGETEFRPSRYHVPRSARGVVSRSGRRWSYSVSATARAGYPETVPVGKYVIGSPVEAPTLYLHRPVVNNGRLPAYIRIDLLGGYRFRWLSADWKVGLHLYNVTNRRNVLGRQYTLTGDRVKIVDRGGLPILPLLEIQIEL
- a CDS encoding sigma-70 family RNA polymerase sigma factor yields the protein MKTDSEQIAGLVDRANDGDEQSRDRLLRWLEPVLRGFFVKRIGLRTEVDDLVQNTLVRVHQGMPRLRESGSLKAFSMKAALFELQDFYRGRYGPKERNLLDEIELEDVRTRVQDAMSIDIEMALSSLTPQARRIIELKEYGYKYSEIAGMVGSTEAAIKMQVKRAFEKMRDLLAAISVLFIMLLFR
- a CDS encoding geranylgeranylglycerol-phosphate geranylgeranyltransferase, which gives rise to MWKSLNGLVRIVRPLNCVMFFSGTVVGGIIVASAGALQWPGNAPLILASVSATLVGASGNVINDLYDVEIDRLNRPMRPLPSGIVTPNQVRILWIFLAISGLAVALLVSALHLAIAASSVVLLVAYSARLKSVSLIGNLVVSIVVATSLVYGALSIGGAALAIPAAIFALVTTMSRELVKDIEDLHGDRARGVGSFAVRAGTARSAHLAAALLLVTIGLTPTPYLVMGYSGLYLLLMLVSNGFLLSAVWWVLHTDSEKSATRASRNIKAAMIVGLAALAASGVGPA
- a CDS encoding FecR family protein, with product MNIRFEHIGEMSPEARAAFLREIGENDAILSDYAAWLAISERIRFRQEEVVSDRRVLVLAALQRAGMETALSDDERGQLRAIWPQIEESWEDTTFLDDILNRIAADASDFEESWTLREGHLRDAVSAVSPRAHERRLARTAWRIAAVAATVIFAGILLFVARRDAGLVTYDVPTGEIQNITMLDGSIVRLFGPAELSYRGVDSKSSRPEVMRLTGDAFFEVVVSDAPFLVETSTARVSVLGTSFGVQSVVDQTDVVVVAGEVSVGSRAGHDSVTKLIAGQTCVVLRDNAPSGPVEINLSEALAWANLFVFRKTRLSEIAEILSQHYGVTVTVDSGLATKTITGTFDRSSDLEDILETLAKTLGAKVARISTGYRLTDLS
- the hutH gene encoding histidine ammonia-lyase: ALRADPTPVVRSREIVDAALKDGSSYYGINTGFGALARERIPADQLETLQRNLLLSHAVGVGDWVPVPISRLMLQLKIHALGLGFSGVSLSVFERLLSFVEMDLIPAIPSKGSVGASGDLAPLAHMTLPLIGRGLFWSGDGSTLLDADKVLAQNGLAPVTLGPKDGLSLINGTQLMSAYGAYVLEKSSRLAKLADVVAAMSLEALQGSLLPFDERIQAVRPFAGQIDVAANVRAMLLDSEILESHRDCGKVQDPYSLRCVPQVHGATRGALGHASEVIETELNSATDNPLVFSDGSILSGGNFHGQPLALAMDYMAIALAELASISERRLYLLLSGQDGLPQLLMRQTGVNSGFMIPQYTAAALVSENKILCHPASVDSIPTSLGQEDHVSMGSISAIKLLQVFRNVETVLAIELLAASQALDYRHPLRPGRGVAAAHGFVRHVIAHRESDYYFREDLDPCMEIVRTAGLLKSVEEEVGALR
- a CDS encoding imidazolonepropionase; this translates as MPTLRNITCLATCSAGKGPSDADVIENAALVWTGDRIQWVGPEADLPEQYRGEFPMDAAGALVVPGLIDCHTHLAFGGWRADEFELRSRGATYLDIARKGGGILSTVRETRRTSEDDLLRRVRDFGVHMLRLGVTTVECKSGYGLTLDDELKLLRVYRRLAQEGPINIVATLLAAHTVPEEFRDDRSGYVDEICSRIIPHVAAERLAEFCDVFVEESAFSIDEGRRVLVAAAEHGLRAKLHADQLTDGGGAALAAEMQAASADHLECISDDGVTALSKADVVAVTLPIASLYLRQTPLDARRLIDAGARVAVATDFNPGSAPSYHLPLAMTLACIMNGLTPAEALRAATINAAAAINREHLLGSLERGKQADFVLVEAGSINEWLYHFRPNSVLNTFIRGRIVYEARRN